In Sodalis ligni, a single genomic region encodes these proteins:
- a CDS encoding LysR family transcriptional regulator yields MLNDQLDGITPFMAVAELKSFTEAAARLGVTPTAVSKAIRVLEHRYGVVLFQRTTRRVALTEAGDSLYRQMRPAVADMLSAIETLEHYRHRPQGTLRVTAPRNNTADYLFNAIVPRFRQAYPEVMLDISLDDGLVDIVAEGFDAGIRLGESVEGDMVAVRLTPEISWSVAATPEYFIRAGRPVIPEDLLRHEAIRYRFVTSRIVHRWEFRSGRRDFVVDVKGGIIVNDRNLLIEFALQGLGLAFVSDYEVRHHYAAGRLESVLREYIPSDSGVFLYFPQRSQTQPKLRAFIDMAKEVASQPGFLDRFRE; encoded by the coding sequence ATGCTTAACGATCAACTGGATGGAATCACCCCTTTTATGGCGGTAGCCGAGCTGAAAAGCTTTACCGAGGCGGCGGCGCGCCTGGGAGTTACTCCTACCGCGGTCAGCAAGGCCATCAGGGTTCTCGAGCACCGTTACGGCGTGGTGTTATTCCAGCGAACCACCCGGCGGGTCGCCCTGACCGAAGCCGGCGACAGTCTGTACCGGCAAATGCGTCCCGCGGTGGCCGATATGTTGTCGGCCATAGAGACCCTTGAACATTATCGCCACCGGCCGCAGGGAACCCTGCGGGTGACCGCCCCCCGCAATAACACCGCGGATTATCTGTTCAACGCCATCGTTCCCCGCTTCAGGCAAGCCTATCCGGAGGTCATGCTGGATATCTCCCTGGACGACGGATTGGTGGATATCGTTGCCGAAGGATTTGACGCCGGCATTCGTTTGGGAGAATCGGTTGAGGGCGATATGGTGGCGGTTCGCCTGACCCCTGAAATCTCCTGGTCGGTCGCGGCGACGCCGGAGTATTTCATCCGGGCGGGTCGTCCGGTTATCCCGGAAGACCTGTTGCGCCATGAGGCCATTCGTTATCGGTTCGTCACGTCCCGAATCGTTCACCGATGGGAATTTCGCAGCGGCCGGCGGGATTTTGTGGTGGATGTGAAAGGCGGTATTATCGTAAACGACCGCAATCTGCTGATCGAGTTTGCCCTGCAGGGCCTGGGGCTGGCCTTTGTCAGCGATTACGAAGTGCGCCACCATTACGCCGCCGGACGGCTGGAAAGCGTATTGCGGGAATATATTCCCAGCGACAGCGGGGTGTTCCTCTATTTTCCCCAGCGTTCGCAAACGCAGCCGAAACTGCGGGCGTTTATTGATATGGCAAAGGAGGTTGCGTCCCAGCCCGGCTTCCTGGACCGCTTTCGTGAATAA
- a CDS encoding glutathione S-transferase, which translates to MKLIGSYTSPFVRKISVILLEKSLPFQLINASPWEEDPQVIAVNPLGKVPVLITGQGEPIFDSPIIAEYLELLCAEPALLPADCLQALRVRQLEALADGVTDAAMAIVRECRRQADRQNESFILYHREKIRRGLNALELAAGEGKWLNTSALSLADIAVACSLGFINFRRVMPNWCVERPALVAMAGRILARTSFARTAPPAAADVYTSEML; encoded by the coding sequence ATGAAACTCATTGGCAGTTACACCAGCCCGTTTGTGCGGAAAATTTCGGTAATCCTGCTGGAAAAGAGTCTCCCCTTTCAGCTCATAAACGCATCGCCCTGGGAAGAAGACCCCCAGGTCATTGCCGTTAACCCTTTAGGTAAAGTACCGGTACTGATAACCGGGCAAGGGGAGCCCATCTTCGATTCACCGATTATCGCGGAATATCTTGAGCTTTTATGCGCTGAACCGGCGCTGCTGCCGGCGGACTGTCTGCAGGCCCTGCGGGTGCGCCAACTGGAAGCCCTGGCGGATGGCGTGACGGATGCCGCGATGGCCATTGTCAGGGAGTGCCGGCGACAGGCTGACCGGCAAAACGAAAGTTTTATCCTCTATCATCGGGAGAAGATCCGCCGGGGCTTGAATGCTCTGGAACTCGCGGCTGGTGAGGGTAAATGGCTTAATACTTCCGCTCTGTCCCTGGCGGATATCGCCGTGGCCTGTTCGCTGGGATTTATCAATTTTCGCCGGGTGATGCCGAACTGGTGTGTGGAAAGGCCGGCGCTGGTAGCAATGGCCGGACGTATATTGGCCAGAACCAGTTTTGCCCGAACGGCGCCGCCGGCGGCGGCCGATGTGTATACGAGTGAAATGTTATAA
- a CDS encoding SDR family oxidoreductase: MSTLSWFITGTSSGFGRALTEQLLARGDRVFATLRKTAALDDLKSRYENTLAVAQLDVTDTAAIRRVVKEAFERFGKIDVVINNAGFGVAGAAEEATDEQIRRQIDTNVIGSVQVTRAALPYLRAQGGGRILQLSSMGGQLSFPGLSFYHLSKWAIEGFYEAVIPEIAPFNIQVTLIEPGVAPTGFGGENLSRTPEMAVYEPTPVGDFRRSVAAGAFSTTGDAGKMVAAMINSVSINPAPKRLALGSDAFDMIGAALVGRLADLYNQKAVALSTDRVPRTDPF; encoded by the coding sequence ATGTCGACTTTAAGCTGGTTCATCACCGGAACCTCCAGTGGTTTCGGCCGTGCTTTGACCGAACAATTATTGGCCCGCGGCGATCGGGTGTTTGCCACCCTGCGCAAAACCGCCGCGCTGGATGATTTGAAAAGCCGCTATGAGAACACCCTGGCGGTGGCGCAGTTGGACGTAACCGATACCGCCGCCATACGGCGGGTGGTGAAAGAAGCCTTCGAGCGGTTCGGTAAAATTGATGTCGTGATAAACAACGCCGGTTTCGGCGTGGCCGGCGCCGCCGAAGAGGCCACCGACGAGCAAATCCGCCGGCAAATCGATACCAATGTTATCGGATCGGTTCAGGTCACCCGGGCCGCCTTACCCTATTTGCGCGCCCAGGGCGGGGGGCGGATTTTGCAGCTGTCCTCCATGGGAGGACAGCTCTCTTTCCCGGGCCTGAGTTTTTACCATTTGAGCAAGTGGGCGATTGAAGGTTTTTATGAGGCGGTGATTCCGGAAATCGCGCCCTTCAATATCCAGGTTACGCTTATTGAACCGGGTGTGGCCCCCACCGGCTTTGGCGGCGAAAACCTGTCCCGTACGCCGGAAATGGCGGTGTATGAACCGACGCCGGTGGGCGATTTCCGCCGCAGCGTTGCTGCGGGCGCCTTTTCCACTACCGGCGATGCCGGCAAAATGGTGGCGGCCATGATAAATTCCGTGTCGATCAATCCCGCGCCCAAACGTCTGGCCCTTGGCAGTGATGCCTTCGACATGATTGGCGCGGCGTTGGTAGGCCGGCTGGCGGACCTGTACAATCAGAAAGCGGTGGCATTATCAACGGACCGGGTTCCCCGGACGGATCCTTTTTAA